Within the Hermetia illucens chromosome 6, iHerIll2.2.curated.20191125, whole genome shotgun sequence genome, the region TTTTATCACCGACTAAGAATTTAACCGGACGTAAGTTTCAGTCGTAGTATTGTTTAGATTTTGTTTTTGATATATTTAAATTTCTCTTAATTAAGTCTCGTGTGATATTTGCTCAAACCTATATCTGAATAGAGATGTAAGTGGCACTTGTTTTGTCGAGGTATGTACGGAACAGTTGTGAACGCGTATCACCAATTAGACAgccattatcgttacgatcgATCAGGTCCGTGTTTCTCCATCCCATGTCCGAACAAGGTGTGGTCAgagcccatcttggcattcagattatcGATCACTATCACAATGTCAcgcttaggaagcctctcctgaactgctaaATCATAGTCAATCTCCAAGCTCCAACGCGTGTGTGGCTGTGAAATTTTGGATATAGTGGATGTAGAAGGGTCAGaatctgaagaatttgctcatcctccacttccacaatcattgccgacatttactagtttcaccagtcagcgcaactgaagtcgagggggcaataaaacgaatgaaatcggggaaagccacaggacctgatgacatcgcatctgagttctggaaagtgaagagctgggacccaacattatggttcagtgaattccttAATCGGGTTGTTcaggaagaaagaacaccatctgactggcaagaaagtatcactgttccaatatggaaaaagaaaggtagtccaggagaatgttcaaactaccgtccgatccggttactttcgtataccatgaagatttttgaacgcattcttgacaaccgtattcgcgaaatcgttgaaataaccgtgaatcaaaccggatctgtcaaaaactgcggaactattgacgcaatacatgctgcacggttactcatggagaaaaatcgccctctttacattgcacttctggatctagagaaagcgtttgactctATGCCACACgaaatcatctggtatgctttacgacaacacttagtactagaagaactcgtgcgctgagttcaattgttctaccacgatccgaaaagtaaacatcaaagtcgatgaagtatggcgggtgtatcaaaaccacttcgtgtctctgtttgtgttcatcaaggaagtgccctctcaccactcctctttgttcttattaaggATACCGTcaaacgggacatccaacgtccagcgctctacatactgctttatgcagatgatgttttcctagcatctgatagcaaaaatgatctcgagtaacttgtccaaaaatggaatgatcgcctcatgcaacacggtctcaaattgaatctgaatagaactgaatttttgacgaccgttcccaatgaaacaggtgcaatcactgtcagcggcagtgatctgcccagaactgagcgatttaaataactcaggtcaacgctatcagccaatggagaacctggatgaagtggcgttctacaactggtattctttgtgatggacgtaccaacgaacgtctcaaatctaaaatttaccgcaatgtcgtccctccagtcgctctctatggttctgagtgttggccgactataaaagacaatgaacagcgtcttgcggtaatggaggcgaagatgttacgttggactagtgacgtaacATGgtttgatcgcatccgaaatgaggatatccgtgatcgttatggggttgcaacgatcgtgaaaaaattgcgacagaggcgtgttcgatgggtcgcgcaattcgtgctaacgagaattcacttgccaaaaatggtctgaacatcaaagtcgatggtaaacgaccaaaaggcaggccgaaacaacagtggcttgatacgctggatggggatttaaaagcctcgagattggatccatatcaggcattcgatagagccaaatggcgaaaccaatcacgacgagccgaccccgtttgtgaacgggacaaaggctgaagaaaaagaagaagaagacaaggCGACGCTGGAGTgtgtagaaatccacaaacctctcaccattatcgttacgatcgccaggaccgtgtttctccatcacatgacatggacaaggtgttgtcagagcccatcttggcattcagattatcCATTACGGTCACAATGTCACGCTTAGGAAGCCTCTTCGGAACTGCTAGACCATAGTCAATCTCCAAGCATCAATGTGTGTTTAGTTGTGAAATTTTGGATATAGTGGATGTAGAAGGGTCAGAATCTGTTTTGAAACCTTTTGACGTCGCTTACAAATATAACTGCTTCTACTTCAATCATTTTTCTCAAAGTTCGTACAAAGCTTGCCAGGAAGAGATCTTCTGTCGTCTGTTGGCATACGTCTTCTACATAACCTGCCACTGTTTAAAAACTCGTTTCCAGCTTCTTCATTCAAGAAACTCGTTCATAATAAATAGTATAAAATCGTCAACCAAGtttcaaatttgttaatttGTTAAGCTCGTCTCTGTTCAGATGTCTCATCCCTTTATTTTTGGATCTGCTCCAAGGTGTCCTGAATATGTTTCCTTTCCAGGGTTTCGGAGCATCAAACCACAGTTGAGTCAACCTGGCGAAATCCGTAAGGAATATGAAACTCAACTAGATGTCTTCCGAAAAGAATTGGAAATTGAACGGCAAAATGAGCTAAAAGCAACTTCTGCTTATATAGCGAAGATAATCGCAGAAGGTATACGAAAGCACTTTGGAGTGCCTGCTTAAAACAATACCTTTACATGTCGTTTTCGTTTCAGAACTAAATACATTACAACCTACTCCAAATCCCGGAAATCTACCTGAAACATCGAGCGAAACTATGCTAGTCGCGAATCCCGGTCATTCCTCATATGCCCTAAGTTCCACAAAAAAATCCAATAATTTATCCAGCATACAAGCAGAATCAAAAAAGAATGTAATTGGAGCCGCATCTTCAACCTCAATTTCGAATTCAGGAGCAAGTTCGTTTCATCAAAATAACGGAGAGGTCGCCAGTACGCAATCGGCAGCGCCATCAACAGCTACATTCCTAGCGCAATCAACAAAAAGCAACTTAATTAAAACGTTAGCCGTTCGACTTAACCGAGGGACAGATATTCTTAAGCAATCCGTACATAAGGCGATAATCGCGAAAATCCCGCAAAATTTCTTGACTAGGCCAAGGAACCGTGAAGTTTTAACCGTCCCTCCTACGAATACTCACCGCTTTCCTAGCAGAGACGCGAATAGTGCTGACAGTCTTAGATTAGAGATGTGCCATTTCAAACCAATAAGGACGGTGCCAACAACACCTAACAAGCAAAATAATAAGGAAATTCTACTTACGCCGAAGGCGAAGCGCGCCTTGGAGTCAAGATTCGATGATTGTGAACGGCGCTCGACCGATGTGAAACCTAGGTAAGAGCAATTTCAACGTATAAACTCACCCCTTTGAAGTGTTTTTATTCTCAACCCTTTTATTTTTGCAGTTTATTGCAACAACTTCTTTTGCAAAGCCCACGCAAGTCTGCGTTTTGTGTAGTTGGTGCTGCCACAACTTTGCAAAGTTCTAGCGGCATTTGCTTACTTCGGTCCTCGCGCTTTTCCAATCGGCAGAATAGAAACTTCCATGTGATTTCAGAAAGCCTTAAATCTGAAATTATTCGCAGAAATCCCGTAGTCCTCTTGAAACGTGTCGAATTAAGTATTTCTAAAGccaaaaaatcacaaagaacaaaGTCGAAACAATCAAAACTCGAAAGAAACTCAGATGTAGGGAGTAGCAGGCGTAGTGATGTCtttagaaaaagcaaaactCAATATAGATACCGCAACCATCGAATCGACAATAGCAATGTAGTTAATTTGGAGGCACTGGAGAAACTGATCAGTGAGCAAAAGCGCTGTGAGGAATTGATTGAACAGGAAAGGCGAGATTTTGAGTTAGCCAAGAAACTACAAGCGGAACTAGACGTGCATTCCCAACGATCCCCCGATCGCACAAATTCTCAGAAAAGGAAACgtgaatcgatgaatggaaagcTAAAATCGGAGTGCCCCAACCAGAATGGGAGTACGGAAGCGGGCCCTTCAGCGTCGGCTAAGCGCTGTCGACGAACTTGCGGCCGAACAGTAACATTTAGGGAGGTTGACGGGACGGGAAAAACCCAACACAAAAAGTCCAGTGCAGTGGACGTAGACAAAACTTGTACTACTTCTAATCTAAGACGATCAACACGGCGAATTAAGCCAACCAGAAGATATTTCCAATAAAGTACAGCGTCCGATTATCTCTCTCAACTTTGAATTGGAGGCATGAATAGGCTCCGGCAGTACGCCATTAAGTTTATGGTTTACGGCAAAGAAACAAAAGATGATGTTATTCATTTGAAACTCTGGATTCGTTTATTTGTTTAAAGGATTTTTGAGAGTGAGAAGCGTTATTTCCCTTCTTTAATTTCAATATGCCAAATTTAATTTCCGTATTGACACATTTACCACGCGTTAGCCAACACAGCCAATACAACAATCAGCTAACTTATGGCTAGCGTACTGTTGGGAACCCTCCTAAAGATGGCACAGCATCGACCGTTGCCTACGTTGTGAATTTTTGTGATATAATCGACTATCTTAGTTCAGTGAGTTCTACAGAAATTATCAGAACTAAAACGGAAGCGTCTGTGTCCCTTCATGACTAGATTGGACCCAAAGAAGCTTTGATTTTGTTCAGGCGGAAGGTTTTCTTTTAAACGGGCAGCCCTCGATTGGTCTACATCACGTCAATCCAACAATAACAAACAGCCAATTACTCTACAGAGATATTATAAGAGTGTGATATTGTCAAGATTGATATCTTTCTCATGTTTTAGTTTGTAGTAACACTTTGTGACTTACGTTCCTTTGAATTTTTTAGGATTTATATTTATTGATTGTAAGCCTTTGAGATTCGATCAATGGCAGCTGGGGCAATGACGCCTTGACATTTCAAGGAAACATGGTGGAATCTAGAACATTTAAATATATTAACCAATATATGAAAGAAACAACATTCCTCTAAGCACAGTAATTATTGTGAATTGAAACGTAGTGGTGTATCGATAATATACATTTGGTTTTTTATCCTATTCGAGTTATTTTTGGTGTCACACGATACGTGTCTAATGCTCATCGGTTTTGTGAGTGTACAGTCAAAAGAATTTTTTAAACGTAATCAGAATTGGAAAGCTACATCAGACACGATAAGTTTTCGTTTCTAAGTTTAGAATAAAGAATGAGAAATAAAGAATTAACTTATCATATATTTAAATTTGAACTTTGAgcatttttattttagttttgtgatcaaaggata harbors:
- the LOC119659563 gene encoding E3 ubiquitin-protein ligase RNF169-like, yielding MFPREPELFGQVSADDLTCNICQSIFVEPVLLPCGHGFCLSCFNGVLRFNALTCPCCRKRFGTWLRKANKGQTLVDQALWRFIQTNFAEELGKENLQPRSGDRADCSAPEAETQSRCIDAPGAPADATTSSSPTGTAATAAARTAGFRSIKPQLSQPGEIRKEYETQLDVFRKELEIERQNELKATSAYIAKIIAEELNTLQPTPNPGNLPETSSETMLVANPGHSSYALSSTKKSNNLSSIQAESKKNVIGAASSTSISNSGASSFHQNNGEVASTQSAAPSTATFLAQSTKSNLIKTLAVRLNRGTDILKQSVHKAIIAKIPQNFLTRPRNREVLTVPPTNTHRFPSRDANSADSLRLEMCHFKPIRTVPTTPNKQNNKEILLTPKAKRALESRFDDCERRSTDVKPSLLQQLLLQSPRKSAFCVVGAATTLQSSSGICLLRSSRFSNRQNRNFHVISESLKSEIIRRNPVVLLKRVELSISKAKKSQRTKSKQSKLERNSDVGSSRRSDVFRKSKTQYRYRNHRIDNSNVVNLEALEKLISEQKRCEELIEQERRDFELAKKLQAELDVHSQRSPDRTNSQKRKRESMNGKLKSECPNQNGSTEAGPSASAKRCRRTCGRTVTFREVDGTGKTQHKKSSAVDVDKTCTTSNLRRSTRRIKPTRRYFQ